The Neobacillus sp. PS3-34 genome has a window encoding:
- a CDS encoding FxLYD domain-containing protein produces MYCHKCGTKAAEADAQFCAKCGTELAVGQIAMPANEDLTVDKIEHNDNETINDSINHSIPSETTTAQQHRASKRIEGQSSLLWPIAIPIISLIIAGGASWGYYSHQKHINQEVVGLKEKAEEVALKGKYKEALLPLKEAQNLRPDYEILNEDKTRIENAIKLNKSLDSISDSLKTQQFDTADKQITSFKDSLKKLEGPLFTPFHKLIDEKSTTLAVAKIKMEINDLSTVEKLAEKLTALSSIQSAEKDEVQKLILAKIVDVSTKGAEAQLTKKQFTDAISTIDKGLEYSSKDTKLLSFKDRIQKEQTAFEKAEEQRLEQAMEVAAQEDLTNRTAAVNVENIYTSLDEYGDIHVTGEVKNTATKPISAITIYYDVYDLDGNFIGSDSTYVSPYYLEVGETGSFDDTYYGVYKDASVQVTQVTWQLN; encoded by the coding sequence GTGTATTGCCATAAATGCGGAACGAAGGCGGCCGAAGCTGATGCCCAATTCTGCGCGAAGTGTGGAACCGAACTGGCAGTAGGACAGATTGCAATGCCTGCCAATGAGGATTTAACAGTAGATAAAATCGAGCACAACGACAACGAAACAATCAATGATAGTATTAACCATAGCATTCCCAGCGAAACGACCACTGCTCAACAACATCGTGCCAGCAAAAGGATCGAGGGCCAGTCCTCTTTATTATGGCCAATAGCGATTCCAATCATCTCGCTTATTATTGCAGGCGGTGCGAGTTGGGGCTATTACTCCCATCAGAAACATATAAACCAAGAGGTTGTAGGATTAAAAGAAAAAGCAGAAGAAGTGGCCTTAAAGGGGAAATACAAAGAAGCTTTATTACCTTTAAAAGAAGCACAAAATCTTAGACCGGATTACGAAATTTTGAATGAGGATAAAACCCGGATTGAGAATGCGATAAAGTTGAATAAATCCCTGGATTCTATTTCAGATTCATTGAAAACACAGCAATTTGATACTGCAGATAAACAAATTACAAGCTTTAAAGATTCACTAAAGAAATTAGAAGGTCCTCTTTTCACACCTTTTCACAAATTAATAGATGAAAAATCGACAACGCTTGCCGTTGCGAAAATTAAGATGGAGATAAACGATCTGAGTACCGTCGAAAAACTGGCAGAGAAATTGACAGCATTGTCCTCAATCCAGTCGGCTGAAAAAGACGAGGTCCAAAAATTAATACTAGCAAAAATTGTAGATGTATCTACAAAGGGTGCAGAAGCACAGTTAACAAAAAAACAATTTACTGATGCAATTTCAACTATTGATAAAGGACTTGAATATTCAAGCAAGGATACGAAGCTACTATCATTTAAAGACCGAATCCAAAAGGAACAAACTGCATTTGAAAAAGCGGAAGAACAGAGGCTTGAACAAGCAATGGAAGTTGCTGCCCAGGAGGATTTAACCAATCGGACAGCCGCCGTTAATGTCGAGAATATCTATACCTCCCTTGATGAATATGGTGATATCCATGTAACAGGCGAAGTAAAAAACACTGCTACCAAACCAATATCAGCCATTACTATTTATTATGATGTCTATGATCTTGATGGCAATTTCATCGGTTCCGATTCAACATATGTAAGCCCATATTATCTAGAAGTGGGAGAAACAGGCAGTTTTGATGATACCTATTATGGAGTCTATAAGGATGCCTCCGTCCAAGTTACACAAGTAACCTGGCAATTAAACTAA
- a CDS encoding UPF0158 family protein, translating to MKIQVKLKDIIEEMEIQFEESSSLLNVKTGEIVLVSSEDLRAAEDEKPFDHLPEWQKENRMIAIDVVENYENYIELPTKYDINEYEIIEEFCFTVSDQRKQDTLLRAIEGKGAFRRFKDKIIDLEIEDQWYSYREECFKQIAIEWCQDNDINYIE from the coding sequence ATGAAAATACAAGTTAAACTTAAAGATATAATAGAAGAAATGGAAATTCAGTTTGAAGAGTCTAGTTCCTTGCTAAATGTTAAAACAGGTGAAATCGTGTTAGTATCATCGGAGGACTTGAGAGCGGCTGAAGATGAAAAACCATTTGATCATTTACCTGAATGGCAAAAAGAAAATAGAATGATTGCGATTGATGTCGTTGAAAACTACGAAAATTACATAGAATTACCTACTAAATATGACATCAATGAATATGAAATTATCGAGGAATTTTGTTTTACGGTTAGTGATCAACGTAAGCAAGATACCTTATTAAGAGCTATTGAGGGCAAGGGTGCGTTTAGAAGATTTAAGGACAAAATAATCGATCTTGAAATTGAAGATCAATGGTATTCATATCGTGAAGAATGTTTTAAACAAATTGCGATAGAATGGTGTCAGGATAATGACATAAACTATATTGAATAG
- a CDS encoding NUDIX hydrolase, with translation MAWKINSSKREKIDRFEITIDSVTVPNGEEKKFSYISFAKGVCVLPISEGNRVICLKQYRHAIKNWQWELPAGMLEEDRTPLDMAKQELQEETGYSASEWIDLGSFYPSPGSTSEEIFLFAAKGLSKGEQNLESSEQIVLHEMQMEELMNLIANGEFQHGAGLAAIAKYLCKNNE, from the coding sequence TTGGCTTGGAAAATTAACTCCAGCAAGAGGGAGAAGATTGATAGGTTTGAGATTACGATTGATTCCGTGACTGTTCCAAACGGTGAAGAAAAAAAGTTCTCCTACATTAGCTTTGCCAAGGGAGTATGCGTATTGCCAATCTCAGAGGGCAACCGGGTCATATGTTTAAAGCAATATCGGCATGCAATCAAGAACTGGCAGTGGGAGCTTCCTGCCGGGATGCTGGAAGAAGACAGGACACCACTAGATATGGCAAAACAGGAACTTCAGGAAGAAACAGGATATAGTGCGTCTGAGTGGATCGATCTGGGAAGCTTCTATCCATCACCAGGATCGACAAGTGAGGAAATCTTTCTGTTTGCTGCTAAGGGACTGAGTAAGGGAGAACAAAACCTTGAGAGCAGTGAACAAATCGTACTTCACGAAATGCAAATGGAGGAATTAATGAATTTAATTGCCAATGGGGAGTTTCAGCATGGAGCGGGTCTCGCGGCAATAGCAAAATATTTATGCAAAAATAATGAATGA
- a CDS encoding DUF1835 domain-containing protein, whose protein sequence is MIHIVNGDVVGNKIQQIDGDIIVWREMYDFGPLSLTWSKEEQINRRAHFFEEKLGIPSKVFIDNCQRQNSLLNDIPKSEEIILWFEHDRFDQTMLMYLLTELSSKGFRNLSMISINQYPGIDPFHGLGQLSSEQLIELLEIKKEITNEQIHEAVTGWKAYNSNDRDDIEKWILTENHFLPFLLQVFKDHRGYFPSHKTGLNEVESLALSFIKEGECLFYNLFNSIAKNRLNDGLSNLHFAAILNELMKGSHPLLFSDIPLPNYLLPASNAKLELTSHGLDVLNGEQNRIHLVGIDWWVGGVHLRHGSIK, encoded by the coding sequence ATGATACATATTGTGAATGGTGATGTTGTGGGCAATAAAATCCAACAAATAGATGGTGATATCATTGTTTGGAGAGAAATGTATGACTTTGGTCCGTTAAGTTTGACCTGGTCAAAAGAAGAGCAAATAAACAGACGTGCCCACTTTTTTGAAGAAAAGCTTGGCATCCCTTCAAAAGTATTTATTGATAATTGCCAAAGACAGAATAGTTTATTGAATGATATACCAAAGTCAGAGGAGATTATTCTATGGTTTGAGCACGACCGTTTTGACCAAACGATGTTAATGTACTTACTTACAGAATTATCTTCAAAGGGCTTTAGAAATCTATCTATGATCAGTATCAACCAGTATCCTGGTATTGACCCTTTTCATGGATTAGGTCAATTATCTTCAGAACAATTAATCGAATTACTTGAAATCAAAAAAGAGATAACGAATGAACAAATCCATGAGGCGGTTACAGGGTGGAAAGCATATAACTCGAATGACAGAGATGATATTGAAAAGTGGATTTTAACAGAAAATCATTTCCTTCCGTTTCTACTTCAAGTATTTAAAGATCATAGAGGTTATTTTCCTTCACATAAAACAGGATTAAATGAAGTTGAATCTTTAGCGCTTTCTTTCATTAAAGAAGGGGAATGTTTGTTTTATAATTTGTTTAATAGCATTGCAAAAAATAGATTAAATGATGGGTTAAGTAACTTACATTTTGCTGCCATTCTAAACGAATTAATGAAGGGTTCGCACCCACTGCTTTTTAGTGATATCCCGTTGCCAAATTATCTCTTACCTGCTTCAAATGCTAAGTTAGAATTAACTTCTCATGGCTTAGATGTGTTGAATGGCGAGCAGAATCGAATTCATTTAGTGGGTATTGATTGGTGGGTTGGAGGGGTACATTTACGGCATGGTTCAATAAAATAA
- a CDS encoding hotdog fold thioesterase, protein MKKKIDESQIYEKHHEQILQKVKNDPYALSLGIQLTKFEAGFAEASLEVQDHMVNTHGTVHGAVIYALADHVFSVACNAYGKTSVGLSTTIQFIEAAKPGDRIVARATEIKRNFRTGFYRIDILHEQNLIATMDAVSYRKDQYFIELDEQV, encoded by the coding sequence ATGAAGAAGAAAATTGATGAGTCTCAAATTTATGAGAAACACCATGAACAAATTTTACAGAAAGTAAAAAACGATCCGTATGCTTTATCGTTAGGAATTCAGTTAACAAAGTTTGAGGCTGGTTTTGCAGAAGCAAGTCTAGAAGTGCAGGACCATATGGTAAATACACATGGGACTGTGCATGGAGCAGTGATATATGCTTTAGCAGATCACGTATTTTCTGTGGCCTGTAATGCATATGGAAAAACATCAGTAGGACTCTCTACAACCATCCAGTTTATTGAAGCTGCTAAACCTGGAGACAGAATCGTCGCCCGTGCGACTGAAATAAAACGAAACTTTCGGACTGGATTCTATCGAATCGATATATTACATGAGCAAAATCTGATTGCAACCATGGATGCCGTTTCTTATCGAAAGGATCAATATTTTATTGAACTTGATGAACAAGTTTAA
- a CDS encoding trypsin-like peptidase domain-containing protein, giving the protein MKWIISIASSLLILGTSGGFIFHWHKDIPAQLKNTSILTAGTSKAAGKVTKKALKDIIHETQKEVVMIELDNGTLGSGFLYNKNGDVITNAHVVNGAKKVKIKTADAREFEGTVIGISKDVDVAVVRVPGMAKDTPLKMMKKKADVGDEVLALGSPLGLQNTVTTGIISGLNRDFDIAPFHYSDAYQISAPIAPGNSGGPLINSKTGEVIGINSAGTDQGTIGFSIPIVNTLPLVEGWSSSPMSELPNLSIGDSEDGTDTEADAEESPVDTAEYLVKYFYESLNSSDFVTAYSLLGSSWQKNLDFTKFRNGYLNTRSNSLDEIQTLQDGDICTVTAILTAEELKNGNYVYSKYKVEYTIGYENDQLKLLSGTGKKIQ; this is encoded by the coding sequence ATGAAATGGATCATTAGTATTGCCAGTTCACTTCTTATTTTAGGAACCTCAGGAGGATTTATCTTTCACTGGCATAAAGATATCCCTGCACAATTAAAAAATACTTCTATATTGACGGCAGGCACATCAAAAGCCGCAGGGAAAGTAACAAAGAAAGCATTAAAAGACATTATCCATGAGACCCAGAAGGAAGTGGTCATGATTGAATTGGATAATGGAACTCTCGGGTCAGGCTTTCTTTATAATAAAAATGGAGACGTAATCACGAATGCCCATGTAGTGAACGGCGCAAAAAAAGTTAAAATCAAAACGGCTGACGCACGAGAATTTGAAGGCACTGTAATTGGCATTAGCAAGGACGTCGATGTGGCAGTGGTTCGCGTTCCCGGAATGGCTAAGGATACGCCTTTAAAAATGATGAAAAAGAAAGCCGATGTCGGAGATGAAGTACTAGCGCTTGGAAGTCCACTGGGCTTGCAAAATACGGTAACAACAGGAATTATTAGCGGATTAAATAGAGACTTTGATATCGCTCCTTTCCATTATTCTGATGCCTATCAAATTTCAGCCCCGATTGCGCCCGGAAATTCAGGCGGCCCGTTAATTAACAGCAAGACTGGTGAAGTGATTGGGATTAACTCAGCCGGAACCGACCAGGGTACTATTGGATTCAGTATACCTATAGTCAATACGCTTCCATTAGTGGAAGGATGGTCCTCCTCCCCCATGTCTGAGCTTCCCAATCTCTCAATTGGCGACTCGGAGGATGGTACAGATACAGAAGCAGATGCAGAAGAATCACCAGTGGATACAGCGGAGTACTTAGTAAAGTATTTTTATGAAAGCCTAAATTCAAGTGATTTTGTTACAGCCTACTCACTATTAGGAAGCTCATGGCAAAAGAACCTGGACTTCACAAAATTCCGAAACGGTTATTTGAACACTCGTTCTAACAGCCTGGATGAAATACAAACGCTTCAAGATGGTGACATCTGTACCGTAACAGCTATACTAACAGCCGAAGAACTAAAAAATGGCAATTACGTTTATTCCAAATATAAAGTCGAATATACCATTGGCTATGAAAATGACCAGCTAAAACTGCTAAGCGGTACAGGAAAGAAAATTCAATAG